Proteins from a genomic interval of Chanodichthys erythropterus isolate Z2021 chromosome 8, ASM2448905v1, whole genome shotgun sequence:
- the igf1 gene encoding insulin-like growth factor I, whose product MSSGHFFQGHWCDVFKCTMRCLSCTHTLSLVLCVLALTPATLEAGPETLCGAELVDTLQFVCGDRGFYFSKPTGYGPSSRRSHNRGIVDECCFQSCELRRLEMYCAPVKTGKTPRSLRAQRHTDITKTAKKPISGHSHSSCKEVHQKNSSRGNTGGRNYRM is encoded by the exons TGTACCATGCGCTGTCTCTCGTGCACCCACACCCTCTCACTGGTGCTGTGCGTCCTCGCGTTGACTCCCGCGACACTGGAGGCGGGTCCGGAGACGCTGTGCGGGGCGGAGCTTGTAGACACGCTGCAGTTTGTGTGTGGAGACAGGGGCTTTTATTTCA GCAAACCAACAGGATATGGGCCTAGTTCGAGACGGTCACACAACCGCGGCATTGTGGATGAATGCTGCTTTCAGAGCTGCGAACTGCGGCGCCTCGAGATGTACTGTGCACCTGTGAAAACCGGCAAAACTCCACGATCCCTACGAGCGCAACGGCACACAGATATCACCAAGACAGCAAAG AAACCTATCTCTGGACATAGCCACTCTTCCTGTAAG GAGGTTCATCAGAAGAACTCAAGCCGAGGAAACACAGGGGGCAGAAACTATCGCATGTAG